Proteins encoded by one window of Agelaius phoeniceus isolate bAgePho1 chromosome 3, bAgePho1.hap1, whole genome shotgun sequence:
- the SERINC1 gene encoding serine incorporator 1 codes for MGSVLGLCSMASWIPCLCGSAPCLLCRCCPSGNNSTITRLIYAFFLLLGVSVACVMLIPGMEEQLKKIPGFCDGGLGTSIPGVQGHVNCDVLVGYKAVYRVCFGMAMFFLLFSLLMIKVKSSNDPRAAVHNGFWFFKFATALAISVGAFFIPEGPFTTVWFYVGMAGAFCFILIQLVLLIDFAHSWNESWVEKMEEGNSRCWYAALLSATAVNYLLSLVAIVLFYVYYTHPEGCSENKTFISVNMLLCIGASVMSILPRIQESQPRSGLLQSSVITIYTMYLTWSAMTNEPDRRCNPSLLSIIGYNSTTIPTQGQVVQWWDAQGIVGLVLFLLCVLYSSIRTSNNSQVNKLMLTSDESTLIEDGMPRSDGSLDDGDDVHRAIDNERDGVTYSYSFFHFMLFLASLYIMMTLTNWYSPDSSYETMTSKWPSVWVKISSSWIGIVLYVWTLVAPLVLTNRDFD; via the exons ATACCATGCTTGTGTGGAAGTGCCCCGTGCCTGCTTTGCCGATGCTGCCCCAGTGGAAACAACTCCACCATAACTCGGCTGATTTATGCCTTCTTTCTACTTCTTGGCGTGAGCGTTGCCTGTGTGATGCTAATACCAGGCATGGAAGAGCAGCTGAAGAAG ATTCCTGGATTTTGTGATGGAGGGTTGGGAACAAGTATTCCTGGTGTGCAGGGCCACGTGAACTGTGATGTGCTGGTTGGCTACAAGGCTGTGTACCGCGTGTGCTTTGGCATGGCCAtgttcttccttctcttctccttgcTGATGATCAAAGTGAAGAGCAGCAATGACCCCAGAGCAGCGGTGCACAATGG ATTCTGGTTCTTTAAATTTGCGACGGCGCTAGCAATTAGTGTTGGAGCTTTCTTCATCCCAGAGGGACCATTTACAACTG TGTGGTTTTATGTAGGTATGGCTGGAGCATTCTGCTTTATTCTTATTCAGCTGGTCTTGCTTATTGACTTTGCCCATTCCTGGAATGAATCTTGGGTTGAAAAAATGGAGGAAGGAAACTCAAGATGCTGGTATGCAG CTCTCCTCTCAGCTACAGCTGTCAACTATCTGCTGTCTCTGGTAGCTATTGTCTTGTTTTATGTTTATTACACTCATCCAGAAGGTTGTTCTGAAAACAAGACATTCATCAGTGTTAATATGCTCCTGTGCATTGGTGCTTCTGTAATGTCAATTCTGCCAAGAATTCAG GAATCTCAGCCAAGATCTGGTTTGCTGCAGTCTTCGGTGATCACAATTTACACAATGTATTTGACTTGGTCAGCCATGACCAATGAGCCAG ACAGGCGCTGTAACCCCAGTCTGCTGAGCATCATTGGTTACAACAGCACCACCATTCCGACCCAAGGTCAGGTAGTGCAGTGGTGGGATGCGCAAGGGATTGTAGGActggttttgtttctgctgTGTGTTCTCTATTCAAG CATCCGGACATCCAACAACAGCCAAGTTAACAAGCTGATGCTGACCAGTGATGAATCAACACTGATAGAGGATGGAATGCCCAGGAGTGATGGCTCCCTTGATGATGGAGATGATGTTCACCGAGCTATAGATAATGAGAGGGATGGAGTTACTTACAGTTACTCCTTCTTCCACTTCATGCTTTTCCTGGCATCACTGTATATCATGATGACACTTACCAACTGGTACAG TCCGGATTCTTCCTACGAGACAATGACCAGCAAGTGGCCGTCGGTGTGGGTGAAGATCTCTTCCAGCTGGATTGGCATCGTGCTGTATGTGTGGACTCTGGTGGCTCCGCTGGTTCTCACCAACCGTGACTTTgactga